A window from Lolium rigidum isolate FL_2022 unplaced genomic scaffold, APGP_CSIRO_Lrig_0.1 contig_13061_1, whole genome shotgun sequence encodes these proteins:
- the LOC124680341 gene encoding uncharacterized protein LOC124680341, which produces MSAQVAAPVPAAEKATMAAWPYVEYMARWERQVERRQLFLRSYHFSRDADHHLSPRARTRRVIWAGARRLRRAAATGLRRLRARIRLCFGWAAPALRRRSSSSCRRAGHRFCYGRLPRSTAASVCFW; this is translated from the coding sequence ATGTCCGCACAAGTGGCGGCGCCGGTACCGGCCGCGGagaaggctacgatggcggcgtggCCGTACGTGGAGTACATGGCACGGTGGGAGCGGCAAGTAGAGCGGCGGCAGCTGTTCCTCCGGAGCTACCACTTCTCGCGCGACGCCGACCACCACCTCTCGCCGCGCGCGCGCACGCGCCGCGTGATCTGGGCCGGGGCGCGCCGCCTGCGCCGGGCTGCTGCCACGGGGctccgccgcctccgcgcgcGCATCCGCCTCTGCTTCGGCTGGGCAGCAccggccctccgccgccgctcctcctcctcctgtcgCCGGGCCGGCCACAGGTTCTGCTACGGCCGCCTCCCGCGGTCCACCGCTGCGTCCGTCTGCTTCTGGTAG